In Pelmatolapia mariae isolate MD_Pm_ZW linkage group LG13, Pm_UMD_F_2, whole genome shotgun sequence, a genomic segment contains:
- the nphp1 gene encoding nephrocystin-1 isoform X1, which produces MSSSWFTSTLRTISRPGCWLARLRNSAAPSGFRHVATTVVDSLEKDPQSQAGSTEEAFRRCQKLQMSAEETLRTLKKLSKGDELAPVGNYDQRKQEEERRVQNILERLKTLSLELSPPGPSTEAGNVSKEDSENSAEEDDDEDSNDNEEEHVENDNNIAGDERRDLKPPSQSDARIYMVLSDFKGEQEGDLSVRKGEVLRIIRKTADGWWLAQNTKGSRGVVPKTFLKIGSSVDDEDDDDDDDDSKEDDEREESEEEKNQDSEELTDDPDKRSASHSNWSTVKKALSEIDATDVLSAMGAIPSGFRPSTLNKLLVEEGATYRGSHYIQPQLSQSQLSFKDLFLDPDTGKVRPRQVSTSVCFSLWSCRMIPTPGVGVQVLSRHVRLCAFDGTQVLSNIHIIRAAYNAKSPKTWSFSPRVTGILPTLLDGDCFLRFNSASPNLGILFELGVTFIRNSTGERGDLSCGWAFLKLTDDAGNPVPNRTYELPVNGGTPYEKDVAVEASPTRGSPSGVFQQMLQARRQPKLIVKLKSANSRTQTQLSVLPDTLLHCLNCIHLLVLHRHLLADALLMDRPTMQNADLICSPILSTFPVLLDQPDLLDALRSAWLDAETNMNRAQKRDLSYLKLEFVKVYMSSVYFLLHSPSLPCYRWADPLSEEQRARVIYAMLETLKNQRNNTGRSGVPEVFVDGAHTHLAFDVTELTFDLLRVAW; this is translated from the exons ATGTCCTCCTCGTGGTTCACGTCGACTCTGAGGACCATCAGTCGGCCCGGGTGTTGGCTGGCCAGGCTCCGCAACTCTGCAGCCCCGTCCGGGTTTCGACATGTTGCTACAACAGTA GTTGACAGTCTGGAGAAGGATCCACAGAGCCAGGCTGGATCCACTGAAGAGGCCTTTCGAAG ATGCCAAAAACTGCAAATGTCAGCAGAGGAGACACTAAGGACACTGAAGAAACTGAGCAAG GGTGATGAGCTGGCTCCAGTGGGGAATTATGATCAGAGGAAACAGGAAGAGGAGCGACGAGTGCAAAACATCTTGGAGcgtctaaaaactctctctctggAGCTGTCGCCACCAGGACCTAGCACTGAAGCAGG TAATGTTTCAAAGGAAGATAGTGAAAATAGTGCTGAAGAAGACGATGACGAAGACAGTAACGACAATGAAGAAGAGCATGTAGAAAATGATAACAACATTGCCGGTGATGAGAGGCGAGATTTGAAACCGCCATCTCAGTCAGATGCTCGCATCTACATGGTCCTCAGTGATTTCAAAGGAGAGCAGGAAGGAGATCTGTCTGTTCGG AAGGGGGAGGTGTTGAGGATTATCAGGAAGACAGCAGATGGATGGTGGCTGGCTCAGAACACTAAAGGCAGCAGAGGAGTGGTTCCAAAAACCTTCCTGAAG ATTGGCTCTAGtgttgatgatgaagatgatgatgatgatgacgatgattcAAAAGAAGATGATGAAAGGGAGGAGTCGGAAGAGGAGAAAAATCAAGATAGTGAAGAATTAACTGATGATCCAGACAAACGGAG TGCTTCACATTCTAACTGGTCTACAGTCAAAAAGGCTCTGAGTGAG ATTGATGCAACAGATGTGCTCTCCGCCATGGGTGCTATACCTTCAGGATTCAGACCATCAACTCTCAATAAATTACTGGTGGAGGAAG GTGCAACATACAGAGGAAGTCATTACATTCAGCCTcagctcagccaatcacagctctCCTTTAAAGACCTCTTCCTGGACCCAGACACTGGCAAG GTTCGTCCTCGGCAGGTCAGCACGagtgtttgtttcagtttgtggaGCTGCAGGATGATTCCTACTCCTGGGGTTGGTGTTCAAGTCCTCAGCCGGCACGTCCGCCTCTGCGCCTTTGACGGAACTCAG GTTTTGAGTAACATCCACATAATAAGGGCAGCCTACAACGCCAAGAGCCCAAAGACCTGGAGCTTCTCTCCAAGG GTGACCGGCATCTTGCCCACCCTCTTGGATGGAGACTGTTTTCTGCGCTTCAACTCTGCGTCTCCTAACCTCGGGATCCTCTTTGAATTAGGAGTCACTTTTATACGAAAC TCTACTGGGGAGAGAGGAGACCTAAGCTGTGGTTGGGCTTTCCTCAAATTGACCGATGATGCAGGAAATCCTGTGCCGAACAG GACCTATGAACTGCCTGTGAATGGTGGCACTCCATATGAGAAGGATGTAGCAGTGGAGGCGTCACCCACTAGAGGAT CTCCAAGCGGTGTTTTCCAGCAGATGCTCCAAGCCAGGCGGCAGCCCAAACTTATTGTTAAGCTGAAATCAGCCAACAGCCGGACGCAAACACAGCTCAG TGTCCTTCCAGATACTCTCCTCCACTGCCTAAACTGCATCCATCTGCTGGTTCTGCACAGGCATCTGCTCGCAGACGCACTGCTGATGGACAGGCCCACAATGCAGAATGCAG ATCTAATATGCAGTCCTATACTTTCAACCTTTCCTGTGTTGTTGGACCAGCCAGACCTGTTAGATGCTCTCAGG AGTGCCTGGCTGGATGCTGAGACTAACATGAACAGAGCACAAAAG AGGGACCTCTCCTATCTAAAACTGGAGTTTGTTAAAGTCTACATGTCATCTGTGTATTTCCTGCTCCACTCTCCATCGCTGCCCTGTTATCGTTGGGCGGACCCGCTCTCTGAGGAACAACGCGCAAGAGTCATTTACGCAATGCTGGAAACGTTGAAAAACCAACGCAACAACACCGGCCGGTCAGGAGTTCCTGAGGTCTTTGTTGATGGCGCTCACACGCATCTCGCTTTTGATGTTACAGAATTGACTTTTGACCTTCTCCGTGTGGCGTGGTGA
- the nphp1 gene encoding nephrocystin-1 isoform X2, which produces MSSSWFTSTLRTISRPGCWLARLRNSAAPSGFRHVATTVVDSLEKDPQSQAGSTEEAFRRCQKLQMSAEETLRTLKKLSKGDELAPVGNYDQRKQEEERRVQNILERLKTLSLELSPPGPSTEAGNVSKEDSENSAEEDDDEDSNDNEEEHVENDNNIAGDERRDLKPPSQSDARIYMVLSDFKGEQEGDLSVRKGEVLRIIRKTADGWWLAQNTKGSRGVVPKTFLKIGSSVDDEDDDDDDDDSKEDDEREESEEEKNQDSEELTDDPDKRSASHSNWSTVKKALSEIDATDVLSAMGAIPSGFRPSTLNKLLVEEGATYRGSHYIQPQLSQSQLSFKDLFLDPDTGKVRPRQVSTSVCFSLWSCRMIPTPGVGVQVLSRHVRLCAFDGTQVLSNIHIIRAAYNAKSPKTWSFSPRVTGILPTLLDGDCFLRFNSASPNLGILFELGVTFIRNSTGERGDLSCGWAFLKLTDDAGNPVPNRTYELPVNGGTPYEKDVAVEASPTRGSPSGVFQQMLQARRQPKLIVKLKSANSRTQTQLSVLPDTLLHCLNCIHLLVLHRHLLADALLMDRPTMQNADLICSPILSTFPVLLDQPDLLDALRSAWLDAETNMNRAQKRDLSYLKLEFVKVYMSSVYFLLHSPSLPCYRWADPLSEEQRARVIYAMLETLKNQRNNTGRWTIV; this is translated from the exons ATGTCCTCCTCGTGGTTCACGTCGACTCTGAGGACCATCAGTCGGCCCGGGTGTTGGCTGGCCAGGCTCCGCAACTCTGCAGCCCCGTCCGGGTTTCGACATGTTGCTACAACAGTA GTTGACAGTCTGGAGAAGGATCCACAGAGCCAGGCTGGATCCACTGAAGAGGCCTTTCGAAG ATGCCAAAAACTGCAAATGTCAGCAGAGGAGACACTAAGGACACTGAAGAAACTGAGCAAG GGTGATGAGCTGGCTCCAGTGGGGAATTATGATCAGAGGAAACAGGAAGAGGAGCGACGAGTGCAAAACATCTTGGAGcgtctaaaaactctctctctggAGCTGTCGCCACCAGGACCTAGCACTGAAGCAGG TAATGTTTCAAAGGAAGATAGTGAAAATAGTGCTGAAGAAGACGATGACGAAGACAGTAACGACAATGAAGAAGAGCATGTAGAAAATGATAACAACATTGCCGGTGATGAGAGGCGAGATTTGAAACCGCCATCTCAGTCAGATGCTCGCATCTACATGGTCCTCAGTGATTTCAAAGGAGAGCAGGAAGGAGATCTGTCTGTTCGG AAGGGGGAGGTGTTGAGGATTATCAGGAAGACAGCAGATGGATGGTGGCTGGCTCAGAACACTAAAGGCAGCAGAGGAGTGGTTCCAAAAACCTTCCTGAAG ATTGGCTCTAGtgttgatgatgaagatgatgatgatgatgacgatgattcAAAAGAAGATGATGAAAGGGAGGAGTCGGAAGAGGAGAAAAATCAAGATAGTGAAGAATTAACTGATGATCCAGACAAACGGAG TGCTTCACATTCTAACTGGTCTACAGTCAAAAAGGCTCTGAGTGAG ATTGATGCAACAGATGTGCTCTCCGCCATGGGTGCTATACCTTCAGGATTCAGACCATCAACTCTCAATAAATTACTGGTGGAGGAAG GTGCAACATACAGAGGAAGTCATTACATTCAGCCTcagctcagccaatcacagctctCCTTTAAAGACCTCTTCCTGGACCCAGACACTGGCAAG GTTCGTCCTCGGCAGGTCAGCACGagtgtttgtttcagtttgtggaGCTGCAGGATGATTCCTACTCCTGGGGTTGGTGTTCAAGTCCTCAGCCGGCACGTCCGCCTCTGCGCCTTTGACGGAACTCAG GTTTTGAGTAACATCCACATAATAAGGGCAGCCTACAACGCCAAGAGCCCAAAGACCTGGAGCTTCTCTCCAAGG GTGACCGGCATCTTGCCCACCCTCTTGGATGGAGACTGTTTTCTGCGCTTCAACTCTGCGTCTCCTAACCTCGGGATCCTCTTTGAATTAGGAGTCACTTTTATACGAAAC TCTACTGGGGAGAGAGGAGACCTAAGCTGTGGTTGGGCTTTCCTCAAATTGACCGATGATGCAGGAAATCCTGTGCCGAACAG GACCTATGAACTGCCTGTGAATGGTGGCACTCCATATGAGAAGGATGTAGCAGTGGAGGCGTCACCCACTAGAGGAT CTCCAAGCGGTGTTTTCCAGCAGATGCTCCAAGCCAGGCGGCAGCCCAAACTTATTGTTAAGCTGAAATCAGCCAACAGCCGGACGCAAACACAGCTCAG TGTCCTTCCAGATACTCTCCTCCACTGCCTAAACTGCATCCATCTGCTGGTTCTGCACAGGCATCTGCTCGCAGACGCACTGCTGATGGACAGGCCCACAATGCAGAATGCAG ATCTAATATGCAGTCCTATACTTTCAACCTTTCCTGTGTTGTTGGACCAGCCAGACCTGTTAGATGCTCTCAGG AGTGCCTGGCTGGATGCTGAGACTAACATGAACAGAGCACAAAAG AGGGACCTCTCCTATCTAAAACTGGAGTTTGTTAAAGTCTACATGTCATCTGTGTATTTCCTGCTCCACTCTCCATCGCTGCCCTGTTATCGTTGGGCGGACCCGCTCTCTGAGGAACAACGCGCAAGAGTCATTTACGCAATGCTGGAAACGTTGAAAAACCAACGCAACAACACCGGCCG GTGGACTATTGTCTAA
- the zgc:65997 gene encoding C-signal, protein MLHPSGKGETSLRDVSAQGIISTLTTNTVGPLVMAKYFSPLLLKGSGGFGQQPAEKAKQHSGIIVNITAKVGSIGDNGLGGWYSYRMSKAALNMATRNLSIELGRSRPKVVCVSLHPGTVNTDLSRPYHRNVPKDKLFSAEHSVNYLMSIVDTLNIEKTGKAYSWDGTELPW, encoded by the exons ATGCTTCACCCTTCGGGGAAAGGAGAGACCAGCTTGAGGGATGTTTCTGCACAG GGTATCATTTCCACCTTAACGACCAATACAGTGGGTCCCCTGGTCATGGCCAAGTATTTCTCCCCCCTTCTTCTTAAGGGCAGTGGTGGATTTGGTCAGCAGCCTGCAGAGAAAGCCAAACAGCACAGCGGGATCATTGTTAACATCACAGCGAAAGTGGGATCAATTGGAGACAATG GTCTTGGAGGTTGGTACAGCTACAGAATGTCTAAAGCAGCTCTCAACATGGCCACTAGGAATTTGTCTATAGAGCTGGGCCGCAGTCGACCCAAG gtTGTTTGTGTGTCCCTACATCCAGGAACAGTGAACACAGACCTCTCCAGGCCTTATCACCGGAATGTGCCAAAAGACAAGCTGTTCAGCGCTGAACACTCTGTGAACTACCTAATGAGCATCGTTGACACACTAAATATAGAAAAGACTGGAAAAGCGTACAGCTGGGATGGAACTGAACTTCCGTGGTAG
- the LOC134639984 gene encoding myelin and lymphocyte protein-like has protein sequence MASTTSGDALPSGGRIFTSFPDIFFIPEFVFGGLVWILVASAKVIPANPLGWVMFVSIFCFVMTTIWLFIFLCGGNQSSIWPALDAGYHFVAVVFFLSASVDLAFITCGAAEYYKAISGQPALPIIALPGLETPDEYIKIYRLYISAVVMSYVATLLYFLHAIFSAIRWKRS, from the exons ATGGCTTCCACCACCTCAGGTGATGCTCTGCCATCAGGCGGAAGGATCTTCACCAGTTTTCCTGACATATTCTTCATCCCCGAGTTT GTGTTTGGTGGTTTGGTGTGGATCCTGGTGGCATCGGCTAAAGTTATTCCGGCTAACCCTCTGGGCTGGGTGATGTTTGTGTCTATCTTCTGCTTCGTAATGACGACAATCTGGCTCTTCATCTTCCTCTGCGGAGGCAATCAGAGCAGCATCTGGCCAGCACTG GATGCAGGCTATCATTTTGTGGCAGTGGTTTTCTTCCTCAGTGCATCAGTGGATCTGGCCTTTATCACCTGTGGGGCTGCAGAATATTATAAAGCTATATCAGGTCAACCAGCTCTACCAATTATAGCGCTTCCAGGACTTGAAACACCTGATGAATATATCAAAATATACCGACTGTACATTTCTGCAGTG gtGATGTCCTATGTGGCCACTCTTCTCTACTTTCTCCATGCCATATTCTCTGCCATTCGATGGAAGAGGTCCTAA